From Mus pahari chromosome 20, PAHARI_EIJ_v1.1, whole genome shotgun sequence, the proteins below share one genomic window:
- the Dbndd1 gene encoding dysbindin domain-containing protein 1 isoform X1 produces MGRGAAPEAAARPAPRAPPRRRGPLAAAPMRCARSPDPVVTRAVGAPGLSPPLPTPLADPIGRMESPEGAGLGEIVKDVKVPQAALSVPVHETGDTCHTPVAEEEEVVGIPIPAPGLLQVTERRQPLSSVSSLEVHFDLLDLTELTDMSDQELAEVFADSDDENLATESPAGLHPLSRASCLRSPSWTKTRAEQNREKQPPGDPERQGTIVDTFLTVEEPKED; encoded by the exons atggggaggggagcggCGCCAGAAGCAGCTGCGCGCCCCGCCCCGCGGGCTCCTCCCCGCCGCCGCGGCCCCTTAGCTGCTGCCCCGATGCGCTGTGCCCGAAGCCCGGACCCAGTAGTCACCAGAGCAGTTGGGGCACCCGGGCTGTCGCCGCCGCTGCCCACACCCCTCGCGGACCCCATTGGCCGCATGGAGTCTCCCGAGGGCGCTGGTCTGGGAG AGATCGTTAAGGACGTCAAGGTACCACAGGCTGCCCTGAGTGTTCCAGTTCATGAGACGGGGGACACGTGCCATACACCtgtggcagaggaggaggaggtggttgGCATCCCAATACCAGCACCAGGGCTCCTGCAGGTCACGGAGAGGAGGC AGCCTCTGAGCAGCGTCTCCTCTCTGGAGGTCCACTTCGATCTCCTGGACCTTACTGAGCTGACCGACATGTCTGACCAGGAGTTGGCCGAGGTCTTTGCGGACTCCGATGACGAAAACCTTGCCACTGAGTCCCCAGCAG GTCTGCACCCACTATCTCGGGCCAGCTGCCTACGCTCACCATCCTGGACGAAAACAAGGGCGGAGCAGAACCGTGAGAAACAGCCCCCCGGTGACCCAGAGCGGCAAGGGACAATTGTGGACACATTCCTCACTGTGGAGGAGCCCAAGGAAGATTAG
- the Dbndd1 gene encoding dysbindin domain-containing protein 1 isoform X2, which produces MGRGAAPEAAARPAPRAPPRRRGPLAAAPMRCARSPDPVVTRAVGAPGLSPPLPTPLADPIGRMESPEGAGLGEIVKDVKVPQAALSVPVHETGDTCHTPVAEEEEVVGIPIPAPGLLQVTERRRTAEK; this is translated from the exons atggggaggggagcggCGCCAGAAGCAGCTGCGCGCCCCGCCCCGCGGGCTCCTCCCCGCCGCCGCGGCCCCTTAGCTGCTGCCCCGATGCGCTGTGCCCGAAGCCCGGACCCAGTAGTCACCAGAGCAGTTGGGGCACCCGGGCTGTCGCCGCCGCTGCCCACACCCCTCGCGGACCCCATTGGCCGCATGGAGTCTCCCGAGGGCGCTGGTCTGGGAG AGATCGTTAAGGACGTCAAGGTACCACAGGCTGCCCTGAGTGTTCCAGTTCATGAGACGGGGGACACGTGCCATACACCtgtggcagaggaggaggaggtggttgGCATCCCAATACCAGCACCAGGGCTCCTGCAGGTCACGGAGAGGAGGC GTACAGCAGAGAAGTGA